In Oryzihumus leptocrescens, the following are encoded in one genomic region:
- a CDS encoding MmcQ/YjbR family DNA-binding protein, whose translation MLHADLVGHCLAKPGAWLDEPWEGDLVAKVADKIFAFLGSPAPDGTAGGVGLKCGRDAEAAREWRERYPDEVSVSAYIGRYGWNTFTVGGSVPDEELLEAVDDSYADVVSRLPRSRRPLPGSGGPAG comes from the coding sequence ATGCTCCACGCCGACCTCGTCGGGCACTGCCTGGCCAAGCCCGGGGCCTGGCTGGACGAGCCGTGGGAGGGCGACCTGGTCGCCAAGGTGGCGGACAAGATCTTCGCCTTCCTCGGGTCACCGGCGCCGGACGGCACCGCCGGGGGAGTGGGCCTGAAGTGCGGTCGTGACGCCGAGGCGGCGCGGGAGTGGCGCGAGCGCTACCCCGACGAGGTGAGCGTGTCGGCCTACATCGGCCGCTACGGCTGGAACACCTTCACCGTCGGAGGCTCGGTGCCGGACGAGGAGCTGCTCGAGGCGGTCGACGACTCCTACGCGGACGTCGTGTCCCGGCTGCCGCGCAGCCGGCGGCCCCTGCCCGGCAGCGGTGGCCCGGCCGGGTGA
- a CDS encoding response regulator, which yields MRLVVCDDHRLLLEALSLALGESGQEVLAMAVNTTDAVAAVRQHQPDAVLLDLNFPDGTALGSISDLRQACPTAKIVILSASADHSVVAEAIAQGAHGFIGKDRPVADIVGALEQARRGQTAVDPVLLQQALRPRPAVDDPLWVLKFLTDREWEVMRCIMDGQSTDEMAESLGVRRSTARTHVQNLLAKLGVHSRLQVAALMTAHGTPEMWPPRMR from the coding sequence GTGCGTCTCGTCGTCTGCGATGACCACAGGCTGCTGCTCGAGGCGCTGAGCCTCGCCCTCGGGGAGAGCGGCCAGGAGGTGCTGGCCATGGCCGTCAACACCACCGATGCGGTGGCCGCGGTGCGCCAGCACCAGCCAGACGCCGTCCTGCTGGACCTCAACTTCCCTGACGGGACCGCCCTGGGGTCGATCAGCGACCTGCGACAGGCCTGCCCCACCGCCAAGATCGTCATCCTGTCCGCCTCCGCGGACCACAGCGTGGTGGCCGAGGCGATCGCCCAGGGGGCGCACGGCTTCATCGGCAAGGACCGGCCCGTGGCCGACATCGTCGGCGCGCTCGAGCAGGCCCGGCGCGGTCAGACGGCGGTGGACCCGGTGCTGCTGCAGCAGGCCCTGCGGCCGCGCCCGGCGGTGGACGACCCGCTGTGGGTGCTGAAGTTCCTGACCGACCGTGAGTGGGAGGTCATGCGCTGCATCATGGACGGCCAGTCCACCGACGAGATGGCCGAGAGCCTCGGGGTGCGCCGCAGCACCGCCCGCACCCACGTGCAGAACCTGCTCGCCAAGCTCGGCGTGCACTCCCGCCTGCAGGTCGCGGCCCTGATGACCGCCCACGGCACCCCCGAGATGTGGCCTCCGCGGATGCGCTGA
- the uvrB gene encoding excinuclease ABC subunit UvrB: protein MRPTTDLQRTVAPFRVESEFQPAGDQPQAIADLARRINAGEQDVVLLGATGTGKSATTAWLIEQVQRPTLVMAPNKTLAAQLANEFRELLPHNAVEYFVSYYDYYQPEAYVPQTDTYIEKDSSINDEVERLRHSATNSLLTRRDVIVVASVSCIYGLGTPQEYVDRMARLKVGQEIERDQLLRKFVEMQYTRNDLAFTRGTFRVRGDTVEIIPVYEELAIRIEFFGDEIERIYTLHPLTGEIVREEQEMYVFPATHYVAGPERMERAIRGIELELEEQLATFEKQGKLLEAQRLRMRTTYDIEMMRQVGSCSGIENYSLHIDGRPRGSAPNCLLDYFPEDFLLVIDESHVTVPQIGAMYEGDMSRKRTLVDHGFRLPSAMDNRPLRWEEFLERIGQTVYLSATPGQYELAKSDGVVEQIIRPTGLVDPEVVLKPTKGQIDDLLHEIHERTAKDERVLVTTLTKKMAEDLTDYLLEKGVRVRYLHSEVDTLRRVELLRELRLGEFDVLVGINLLREGLDLPEVSLVSILDADKEGFLRSARSLIQTIGRAARNVSGQVHMYADKMTPSMEEAIDETNRRREKQIAYNREQGVDPQPLRKKIADITDMLEREDADTEALLGSGRSQSRGKGRGGAGGRGALAADVGLSGGSRADLPAGDLANLIQELTAQMHQAASDLHFELAARLRDEIGDLKKELRQMTAATK from the coding sequence ATGCGGCCCACCACCGACCTCCAGCGCACCGTGGCGCCCTTCCGCGTCGAGTCCGAGTTCCAGCCCGCCGGTGACCAGCCCCAGGCGATCGCGGACCTGGCCCGGCGGATCAACGCCGGCGAGCAGGACGTCGTCCTCCTCGGCGCCACCGGCACCGGCAAGTCGGCCACCACGGCGTGGCTCATCGAGCAGGTCCAGCGGCCCACGCTGGTCATGGCGCCCAACAAGACGCTGGCCGCGCAGCTGGCCAACGAGTTCCGCGAGCTGCTGCCGCACAACGCGGTGGAGTACTTCGTCTCCTACTACGACTACTACCAGCCCGAGGCCTACGTCCCGCAGACGGACACCTACATCGAGAAGGACTCCTCGATCAACGACGAGGTCGAGCGGCTGCGCCACAGCGCGACCAACTCGCTGCTGACGCGCCGGGACGTCATCGTGGTCGCGTCGGTCTCCTGCATCTACGGCCTGGGCACCCCGCAGGAGTACGTCGACCGCATGGCCCGACTCAAGGTCGGCCAGGAGATCGAGCGCGACCAGCTGCTGCGCAAGTTCGTCGAGATGCAGTACACCCGCAACGACCTGGCGTTCACCCGCGGCACGTTCCGGGTGCGCGGCGACACGGTCGAGATCATCCCGGTCTACGAGGAGCTCGCGATCCGCATCGAGTTCTTCGGTGACGAGATCGAGCGCATCTACACCCTGCACCCGCTCACCGGCGAGATCGTGCGCGAGGAGCAGGAGATGTACGTCTTCCCCGCCACGCACTACGTCGCCGGTCCCGAGCGCATGGAGCGGGCCATCCGGGGCATCGAGCTCGAGCTCGAGGAGCAGCTCGCGACGTTCGAGAAGCAGGGCAAGCTGCTCGAGGCCCAGCGGCTGCGCATGCGCACCACCTACGACATCGAGATGATGCGCCAGGTCGGCTCGTGCTCGGGCATCGAGAACTACAGCCTGCACATCGACGGCCGGCCGCGCGGCTCGGCGCCCAACTGCCTGCTCGACTACTTCCCCGAGGACTTCCTGCTCGTCATCGACGAGTCGCACGTGACCGTGCCGCAGATCGGCGCGATGTACGAAGGCGACATGTCCCGCAAGCGCACGCTGGTCGACCACGGCTTCCGGCTGCCGAGCGCGATGGACAACCGGCCACTGCGCTGGGAGGAGTTCCTGGAGCGGATCGGCCAGACCGTCTACCTCTCGGCAACCCCGGGGCAGTACGAGCTGGCCAAGAGTGACGGCGTGGTCGAGCAGATCATCCGGCCCACCGGGCTGGTCGACCCCGAGGTGGTGCTCAAGCCGACCAAGGGCCAGATCGACGACCTGTTGCACGAGATCCACGAGCGCACGGCCAAGGACGAGCGCGTCCTGGTCACCACGCTGACCAAGAAGATGGCCGAGGACCTCACCGACTACCTCCTGGAGAAGGGCGTGCGGGTGCGCTACCTGCACTCCGAGGTCGACACCCTGCGCCGGGTCGAGCTGCTGCGCGAGCTGCGGCTGGGCGAGTTCGACGTGCTCGTGGGCATCAACCTGCTGCGGGAGGGCCTGGACCTGCCCGAGGTGTCCCTGGTGAGCATCCTCGACGCGGACAAGGAGGGCTTCCTGCGCTCGGCCCGCAGCCTGATCCAGACCATCGGCCGCGCGGCCCGCAACGTCTCCGGCCAGGTGCACATGTACGCCGACAAGATGACCCCCTCCATGGAGGAGGCCATCGACGAGACCAACCGCCGACGCGAGAAGCAGATCGCCTACAACCGCGAACAGGGCGTCGACCCGCAGCCGTTGCGCAAGAAGATCGCCGACATCACCGACATGCTCGAGCGCGAGGACGCCGACACCGAGGCGCTGCTCGGCAGCGGCCGCTCACAGTCCCGCGGCAAGGGACGCGGCGGGGCCGGGGGCCGGGGTGCGCTCGCCGCCGACGTGGGGCTGTCCGGCGGGAGCCGGGCGGACCTGCCCGCCGGCGACCTGGCCAACCTCATCCAGGAGCTCACCGCCCAGATGCACCAGGCCGCGAGCGACCTGCACTTCGAGCTGGCCGCACGGCTGCGCGACGAGATCGGCGACCTCAAGAAGGAGCTGCGGCAGATGACTGCCGCCACCAAGTAG
- a CDS encoding C40 family peptidase, with amino-acid sequence MENRMYVTVPVTALWTSARAPRDIDGPAVAEQPDVEAWLALLDDAVPQGRLGLHGRVLTQLERGEPVLVLDRSEDGWAEVVCPWQPSSLDARGYPGWVPLSHLGAERPADAAAAPDHATDGTATTPRVEGTFLEQAGRHVGLRYLWGGMSAEGLDCSGLVHRAMRELGVVVPRDADDQHDACEPVPLEQVRPGDLYFFAREGRRAHHVGIVTAPGRMLHAPENDGLGVILEQDLDADRLATLAGAGRFPGAPHTS; translated from the coding sequence GTGGAGAACCGCATGTACGTCACCGTGCCGGTGACCGCTCTCTGGACCAGCGCCCGGGCCCCCCGGGACATCGACGGCCCCGCCGTGGCCGAGCAGCCTGATGTCGAGGCCTGGCTCGCCCTGCTCGACGACGCCGTCCCCCAGGGCCGGCTCGGCCTGCACGGGCGGGTGCTCACCCAGCTCGAGCGCGGCGAGCCCGTCCTCGTGCTCGACCGCTCCGAGGACGGCTGGGCGGAGGTCGTCTGCCCCTGGCAGCCGAGCTCCCTGGACGCCCGCGGCTACCCGGGCTGGGTGCCCCTGTCCCACCTCGGCGCCGAACGCCCCGCGGACGCCGCCGCCGCCCCCGACCACGCCACCGACGGCACCGCGACCACGCCGCGGGTCGAGGGGACCTTCCTCGAGCAGGCGGGACGGCACGTCGGCCTGCGCTACCTGTGGGGCGGCATGTCCGCGGAGGGGCTCGACTGCTCCGGCCTGGTCCACCGCGCCATGCGCGAGCTCGGCGTGGTGGTCCCCCGCGACGCCGACGACCAGCACGACGCGTGCGAGCCCGTGCCGCTGGAGCAGGTGCGCCCCGGCGACCTCTACTTCTTCGCCCGCGAGGGGCGGCGCGCCCACCACGTCGGCATCGTCACCGCGCCGGGCCGGATGCTGCACGCCCCGGAGAACGACGGCCTCGGCGTGATCCTCGAGCAGGACCTCGACGCCGACCGGCTGGCCACCCTGGCCGGGGCCGGACGCTTCCCGGGCGCGCCGCACACGAGCTGA
- a CDS encoding VOC family protein, with the protein MSTPTTGVGVGALDTVVLDCPDPRALAQFYAALLGSTVSSDEDTGEEGAWVSLEAAPGGVSLGFQRASRYEPPAWPDGPPQQLHLDVAVTDLVVAHQRVLALGARPLDPVTDPQPGDTRTFRVYADPAGHPFCLCRC; encoded by the coding sequence GTGAGCACCCCCACCACCGGCGTGGGGGTCGGAGCGCTCGACACCGTCGTGCTCGACTGCCCCGACCCCCGCGCCCTGGCGCAGTTCTACGCCGCCCTGCTCGGCAGCACGGTCAGCTCGGACGAGGACACCGGCGAGGAGGGTGCCTGGGTGAGCCTGGAGGCCGCGCCGGGCGGGGTCTCCCTGGGCTTCCAGCGCGCGTCCCGCTACGAGCCGCCGGCGTGGCCGGACGGCCCGCCCCAGCAGCTGCACCTCGACGTCGCCGTGACGGACCTCGTCGTCGCGCACCAGCGGGTGCTCGCGCTGGGCGCCCGGCCGCTGGACCCGGTCACCGACCCGCAGCCGGGCGACACCCGCACCTTCAGGGTCTACGCGGACCCTGCGGGGCACCCGTTCTGCCTGTGCCGCTGCTGA
- a CDS encoding TerC family protein has protein sequence MNVPTWVWFATIGATTLFLAVDVFVIGRRPHVPSMAEAGRHLAFFVGLAVAFGLGVWWFSGADYAAQYYAGWLTEYSLSVDNLFVFLIIMAKFGVPQKLQQTALLVGIVIALVLRGVFIGVGAAVINQFAWVFYLFGAFLIYTAVKLAREGESDDEEYEENRFLRWVEARFPATKEWHGPHLTVVDAGKRLVTPMFIVILALGTTDLLFALDSIPAIYGLTKEPYLVLTANLFALMGLRQLYFLIGGLLQRLVYLSVGLAVLLAFIGVKLVLHALHENSVPFINGGQPVHWAPDIPISVSLGVIVGVLAVTTVASLVKSGRDARAEVTSS, from the coding sequence ATGAACGTCCCCACCTGGGTCTGGTTCGCCACGATCGGCGCCACCACCCTGTTCCTCGCCGTCGACGTCTTCGTCATCGGACGGCGCCCCCACGTCCCGTCCATGGCCGAGGCCGGGCGGCACCTGGCCTTCTTCGTCGGGCTGGCCGTCGCCTTCGGCCTGGGCGTGTGGTGGTTCAGCGGTGCCGACTACGCGGCGCAGTACTACGCCGGGTGGCTGACGGAGTACTCCCTCAGCGTCGACAACCTGTTCGTCTTCCTCATCATCATGGCCAAGTTCGGCGTGCCCCAGAAGCTGCAGCAGACCGCGCTGCTCGTGGGCATCGTCATCGCGCTGGTGCTGCGCGGCGTCTTCATCGGCGTCGGCGCGGCCGTGATCAACCAGTTCGCCTGGGTGTTCTACCTGTTCGGTGCCTTCCTCATCTACACCGCGGTCAAGCTGGCGCGCGAGGGTGAGAGCGACGACGAGGAGTACGAGGAGAACCGGTTCCTGCGCTGGGTCGAGGCCCGCTTCCCGGCGACGAAGGAGTGGCACGGCCCGCACCTGACCGTCGTCGACGCGGGCAAGCGGCTGGTCACGCCGATGTTCATCGTCATCCTCGCGCTCGGCACCACCGACCTGCTGTTCGCGCTCGACTCGATCCCGGCGATCTACGGCTTGACCAAGGAGCCCTACCTGGTGCTCACGGCCAACCTGTTCGCCCTGATGGGCCTGCGCCAGCTGTACTTCCTCATCGGCGGCCTGCTCCAGCGCCTGGTCTACCTCAGCGTCGGGCTGGCCGTGCTGCTGGCGTTCATCGGGGTCAAGCTCGTCCTGCACGCCCTGCACGAGAACTCCGTGCCGTTCATCAACGGCGGGCAGCCGGTGCACTGGGCCCCGGACATCCCGATCTCGGTCTCGCTCGGCGTGATCGTCGGGGTCCTGGCGGTGACGACCGTCGCCAGCCTGGTCAAGTCCGGTCGCGACGCCCGTGCCGAGGTGACGTCCTCCTGA
- a CDS encoding EamA family transporter, protein MSRRPPAPLLVVAAVVSVQFGGALAATLVPVVGPAGSVALRLVIAAAVLLAAARPRLGGHDRAAWLTVASFGLSLGVMNLCFYAALARLPIGVAVTIEFIGPLLLATVLSRRRLDLLAVAGAALGVALISGAVDTPWADLDLAGLGLAAAAGACWAAYIVLSGRTGARFAQLDGLALAMTVAAVLIAPLGIVTAGPRLWDADVLWRGAGIALLSSVLPYSLELMALRRLSAQVFGVLLSLEPAVAALAGRLVLGQQLRPTQLAGMGLVVAASAVVMGARPAGVQPADPLGGHDAAEGAGARSPHPAEARGAAPDPPRVRRTSPRHGRRDRT, encoded by the coding sequence ATGTCCCGCCGGCCGCCCGCGCCGCTGCTGGTCGTGGCCGCGGTCGTGTCCGTGCAGTTCGGCGGCGCGCTGGCCGCCACCCTGGTGCCGGTGGTCGGTCCCGCCGGGTCGGTCGCGCTGCGCCTGGTCATCGCGGCGGCAGTGCTCCTGGCCGCGGCGCGACCCCGCCTGGGCGGTCACGACCGCGCCGCGTGGCTGACCGTGGCCTCGTTCGGGCTCAGCCTGGGCGTGATGAACCTGTGCTTCTACGCGGCCCTCGCCCGCCTGCCGATCGGCGTGGCCGTGACCATCGAGTTCATCGGGCCGCTGCTCCTGGCCACCGTGCTGTCCCGGCGCCGGCTGGACCTGCTCGCCGTGGCCGGCGCCGCGCTCGGGGTGGCGCTCATCTCCGGCGCGGTCGACACCCCCTGGGCCGACCTCGACCTGGCCGGGCTGGGGCTGGCAGCCGCCGCGGGCGCCTGCTGGGCGGCATACATCGTGCTGTCCGGGCGCACGGGCGCCCGCTTCGCCCAGCTGGACGGGCTGGCCCTGGCCATGACCGTGGCCGCCGTGCTCATCGCCCCGCTGGGGATCGTCACGGCGGGGCCCCGGCTGTGGGACGCGGACGTGCTCTGGCGCGGTGCGGGGATCGCGCTGCTGTCCTCGGTGCTGCCCTACTCCCTGGAGCTCATGGCCCTCCGGCGCCTGTCGGCCCAGGTGTTCGGCGTGCTGCTCAGCCTGGAGCCGGCCGTCGCGGCCCTCGCCGGGCGCCTGGTCCTGGGGCAGCAGCTGCGACCGACCCAGCTCGCCGGCATGGGCCTCGTCGTGGCTGCGAGCGCGGTGGTGATGGGCGCCCGACCCGCCGGGGTGCAGCCCGCCGACCCGCTCGGCGGGCACGACGCCGCAGAGGGCGCGGGGGCCAGGTCGCCGCACCCGGCCGAGGCACGGGGTGCGGCGCCTGACCCTCCCCGCGTCAGGAGGACGTCACCTCGGCACGGGCGTCGCGACCGGACTTGA
- a CDS encoding CGNR zinc finger domain-containing protein encodes MSGTRPLVLLDVCGDPAELLVDFLNTLDVDEGTDVLASAESWQGWLEAHELGCFDATTGEELAAARQLRDDLRARAAGEPCAQVREVGIQVALSGDGQVELSAANPVGFLAAAVATVAIEQRLDRVKICPADDCRWAFYDISRNRSRQWCSMEVCGNRAKARAHRERLAARDTA; translated from the coding sequence GTGTCCGGAACCCGACCCCTCGTGCTCCTGGATGTCTGCGGGGACCCCGCCGAGCTGCTGGTCGACTTCCTCAACACGCTCGACGTGGACGAGGGCACCGACGTGCTGGCCTCCGCCGAGTCCTGGCAGGGGTGGCTCGAGGCGCACGAGCTCGGCTGCTTCGACGCGACCACCGGGGAGGAGCTCGCCGCGGCCCGGCAGCTGCGGGACGACCTGCGGGCCCGGGCGGCAGGGGAGCCGTGCGCCCAGGTGCGCGAGGTCGGCATACAGGTGGCGCTGAGCGGGGACGGCCAGGTGGAGCTCAGCGCTGCGAACCCCGTGGGCTTCCTCGCGGCGGCCGTGGCCACCGTGGCGATCGAGCAGCGGCTGGACCGGGTGAAGATCTGCCCGGCCGACGACTGCCGGTGGGCCTTCTACGACATTTCGCGTAACCGGTCCCGGCAGTGGTGCTCCATGGAGGTGTGCGGCAACCGGGCCAAGGCACGGGCCCACCGGGAGCGGCTCGCCGCCCGCGACACGGCCTGA
- a CDS encoding response regulator, protein MAAQTIRVLVVDDHPVFAEALAQFLGSQPDFEPVGTASTADQALRVMQEHPVDVVTLDLDLAGEDGLELGRKIAAQYPETALVVVTGARDTSRMLEAVQVGARGWVTKDGEIEGLVSALRGAARGETHVPAAMLQRMLNGLAGGGRELSAEGEAVERLTPREREVLRCLMQGMARKQIGELLQVSPNTVRTHVQSILHKLEVHSALTAVALARRGGLDEEPTGGGAGGAGGGSHPTGHHAPMAGRSG, encoded by the coding sequence ATGGCCGCACAGACAATCAGGGTGCTCGTGGTCGACGACCACCCGGTGTTCGCAGAGGCGCTGGCCCAGTTCCTCGGGTCGCAGCCGGACTTCGAACCGGTGGGGACGGCGTCGACCGCTGACCAGGCGCTGCGCGTGATGCAGGAGCACCCCGTCGACGTGGTGACCCTCGACCTCGACCTCGCGGGTGAGGACGGGCTCGAGCTGGGGCGCAAGATCGCCGCGCAGTACCCCGAGACGGCGCTGGTGGTCGTCACGGGGGCCCGCGACACCAGCCGGATGCTGGAGGCGGTCCAGGTCGGGGCGCGGGGCTGGGTCACCAAGGACGGGGAGATCGAGGGCCTGGTCTCGGCCCTGCGGGGTGCTGCCCGTGGCGAGACGCACGTGCCCGCGGCGATGCTGCAGCGCATGCTCAACGGGCTGGCCGGCGGGGGACGGGAGCTGTCCGCGGAGGGGGAGGCGGTCGAGCGGCTCACGCCGCGCGAGCGGGAGGTCCTGCGCTGCCTCATGCAGGGGATGGCGCGCAAGCAGATCGGGGAGCTGCTGCAGGTGTCGCCGAACACCGTGCGGACCCACGTCCAGAGCATCCTGCACAAGCTCGAGGTGCACTCTGCGCTCACCGCCGTCGCGCTGGCCCGCCGGGGCGGCCTCGACGAGGAGCCGACGGGCGGCGGGGCCGGGGGCGCCGGTGGGGGCAGCCACCCCACGGGCCACCACGCCCCGATGGCCGGCCGCAGCGGCTGA
- a CDS encoding sensor histidine kinase, with product MTTAVVHDPLRAPLAQGSDVDTIRALCHDLRQPLAAIRLLAASDGGDVRRRLDGILEQASWLAEMVDEVLVGAKSDLAEYVDAGHLAEMCAVRAQPTAGGEVRCAHDDTAIVLAKPVALSRAIGCLVDNAVRAAGEGGHVLVSVQQSLGVVTVTVSDDGPGLGHVASRTSLGLTITRALVASCGGRFELVPGESRGAVARITLPAVAPAAAAS from the coding sequence ATGACAACAGCTGTGGTGCACGACCCCTTGCGGGCGCCACTGGCGCAGGGGTCTGACGTCGACACGATCAGAGCCCTGTGCCATGACCTGCGCCAGCCGCTGGCGGCCATCCGCCTGCTGGCGGCTTCGGACGGCGGCGACGTCCGCCGGCGCCTGGACGGCATCCTCGAGCAGGCCTCCTGGCTGGCCGAGATGGTCGACGAGGTCCTCGTCGGGGCCAAGTCCGACCTGGCCGAGTACGTCGACGCCGGGCACCTGGCCGAGATGTGCGCCGTGCGCGCCCAGCCCACGGCCGGCGGCGAGGTCCGCTGTGCCCACGACGACACGGCGATCGTGCTGGCCAAGCCGGTCGCGCTGAGCCGGGCCATCGGCTGCCTGGTCGACAACGCCGTGCGCGCCGCAGGCGAGGGCGGTCACGTCCTCGTCTCGGTGCAGCAGTCCCTGGGGGTCGTGACGGTGACCGTGAGTGACGACGGGCCCGGGCTCGGGCACGTCGCCTCGCGGACCTCGCTCGGCCTCACGATCACCCGGGCCCTCGTCGCCTCGTGCGGCGGGCGCTTCGAGCTCGTTCCCGGTGAGTCCCGTGGCGCCGTCGCCCGGATCACGCTGCCCGCCGTCGCCCCTGCTGCGGCGGCTTCCTGA
- a CDS encoding MBL fold metallo-hydrolase has protein sequence MAYTGDVTPGGPSQTRELPALTIRKASVSDMDNNVYLLTCRATGAQLLVDAADDAPRVLALLQEGSGGLDLVVTTHQHWDHHRALAEVVAATGAASAAGEADAPHLPVKPGQLLRQGDSVTFGEISLDVVHLRGHTPGSVALAYRDPEGGTHLFTGDSLFPGGVGNTGKDAARFTSLLDDVEQRVFGVYDDGTWVYPGHGRDTTLGAERPHLAEWRARGW, from the coding sequence ATGGCTTACACCGGTGACGTGACCCCTGGCGGGCCCAGCCAGACCCGCGAGCTGCCCGCCCTGACGATCCGCAAGGCAAGCGTGTCCGACATGGACAACAACGTCTACCTGCTCACCTGCCGGGCCACCGGCGCCCAGCTGCTCGTCGACGCGGCCGACGACGCCCCGCGGGTCCTGGCCCTGCTGCAGGAGGGCTCCGGCGGCCTGGACCTGGTCGTCACCACCCACCAGCACTGGGACCACCACCGGGCCCTGGCCGAGGTCGTGGCCGCGACCGGGGCAGCGTCAGCGGCGGGCGAGGCGGACGCCCCGCACCTGCCGGTGAAGCCGGGTCAGCTTCTGCGCCAAGGCGATTCGGTGACCTTCGGTGAGATCAGCCTCGACGTGGTCCACCTGCGCGGGCACACGCCCGGGTCCGTGGCCCTGGCCTACCGGGACCCCGAGGGGGGCACGCACCTGTTCACCGGTGACTCGCTGTTCCCCGGCGGCGTGGGCAACACCGGCAAGGACGCAGCCCGCTTCACCTCGCTGCTCGACGACGTGGAGCAGCGCGTGTTCGGCGTCTACGACGACGGCACCTGGGTCTACCCCGGCCATGGGCGGGACACCACCCTGGGCGCCGAGCGCCCGCACCTGGCCGAGTGGCGCGCACGCGGCTGGTAG
- a CDS encoding serine hydrolase yields the protein MLAEEIRSVIRRAPGTLGVVVQDPSGVLVDLEGDRVVPSASTIKVLVLVAALRRVADGRSRMGDLLDLPAPAERVGGSGPLQALGSVTRLRLGELLELMVTLSDNDATNVVLDLVGPDGPAAVAAGLGLADTRLQRRMMDFAAREAGRENLTSARDLAALVAALRRGEALPPDQTRDALELLGRQQLRDGLPALLPPAVVCGNKTGELPGIRHDVGLLECDGRWAAVAVTATGLGDGPVDHGSVAWPSIAAVGAAVGAWLSSGTGRTGAPQGPRRP from the coding sequence GTGCTCGCTGAGGAGATCAGGTCCGTCATCCGGCGCGCCCCCGGGACGCTCGGGGTGGTCGTGCAGGACCCCTCCGGCGTGCTCGTCGACCTCGAAGGTGACCGGGTCGTCCCATCGGCTTCCACCATCAAGGTCCTCGTCCTGGTCGCCGCGCTGCGGCGGGTGGCGGACGGCCGGAGCCGGATGGGGGACCTGCTCGACCTGCCGGCCCCGGCGGAGCGGGTCGGGGGGAGCGGGCCGCTGCAGGCGCTGGGCTCGGTCACGAGGCTGCGCCTGGGGGAGCTGCTGGAGCTGATGGTGACCCTGAGCGACAACGACGCCACCAACGTGGTGCTCGACCTGGTCGGCCCGGACGGGCCGGCCGCCGTGGCCGCCGGGCTCGGCCTGGCCGACACGCGGCTGCAGCGCCGGATGATGGACTTCGCCGCCCGCGAAGCCGGGCGGGAGAACCTCACCAGCGCGCGTGACCTCGCCGCGCTCGTCGCGGCGCTGCGACGGGGTGAGGCGTTGCCGCCGGACCAGACGCGGGACGCGCTCGAGCTGCTGGGCCGTCAGCAGCTGCGCGACGGGCTGCCGGCCCTGCTGCCGCCGGCGGTGGTCTGCGGCAACAAGACCGGCGAGCTGCCGGGGATCCGCCACGACGTCGGCCTGCTGGAGTGTGACGGCCGCTGGGCGGCGGTGGCGGTGACCGCCACCGGCCTGGGCGACGGTCCGGTGGACCACGGCTCGGTGGCGTGGCCGTCCATCGCCGCGGTCGGTGCGGCCGTGGGGGCCTGGCTCAGCAGCGGCACAGGCAGAACGGGTGCCCCGCAGGGTCCGCGTAGACCCTGA
- a CDS encoding DUF3817 domain-containing protein, which produces MTRNPRPLFRVVATAEAVSWLGLLAGMFVKWVLHGSEAGVHVFGPIHGTVFLLYLVGVLVAGRRFAWDARTSLLAVVAAFPPFATLLFERWADHRGLLGVAAGASTRHTA; this is translated from the coding sequence ATGACCCGCAACCCCCGCCCGCTGTTCCGTGTCGTCGCCACCGCCGAGGCGGTGTCGTGGCTGGGCCTGCTGGCCGGCATGTTCGTCAAGTGGGTCCTGCACGGCAGCGAGGCCGGGGTCCACGTCTTCGGCCCCATCCACGGCACCGTCTTCCTGCTCTACCTGGTCGGGGTGCTCGTCGCCGGCCGCCGCTTCGCGTGGGACGCGCGCACCAGCCTGCTGGCGGTCGTGGCCGCGTTCCCGCCCTTCGCGACGCTGCTCTTCGAGCGCTGGGCCGACCACCGCGGGCTGCTGGGCGTGGCTGCCGGGGCGAGCACCCGGCATACCGCCTGA